A genomic stretch from Limnobacter thiooxidans includes:
- a CDS encoding PLP-dependent aminotransferase family protein — protein sequence MRNRADLLNDWNKALADRNKPAYLAIAEAIELEIRQGILSLDDRLPPIRELAKGLSLDYTTVARAYQEAQHRGLITSKAGVGSYVRIQSSSPRGTEPTLIEMTMNMAPEPQEPELLARMRQGTRHVIEQGNFHRLTRYQDFGGSDNDQQAAATWLSGVSPHHEGRTTLVTPGIQGTLAGLMTALVGADNILCAEAVTYPGVKAMAGQLGIRTLGIPTDSEGILPDALEAHCRINDVRALYLNPTIQNPTTRTIGEPRRREIVGVARHFGLKIIEDDPYSKLMRTPPPSFASLAPELTYYVSGLSKTVSAGLRIAFLVCPNELESKRIASSLRATQIMASPVCSALATQWILDGTAQMCLDSIRLLSQKRQMIAKRILGDFNYETNPEGFHLWLNLPSTWNQSAFCGRLLNRGIAIASADMFCLEGNTPNAVRLSLGGNLNDERIEHTLRIISETLHSFPPASAQKQK from the coding sequence ATGCGAAACAGAGCAGATCTTTTGAACGACTGGAACAAGGCACTTGCAGACCGCAACAAACCGGCCTACCTGGCCATTGCTGAAGCGATTGAACTGGAAATACGGCAGGGCATATTGAGTCTGGATGACCGCCTTCCGCCCATTCGTGAATTGGCAAAGGGTCTGAGCCTGGACTACACCACGGTGGCCCGCGCCTATCAGGAAGCGCAACACCGCGGCTTGATCACCTCCAAGGCAGGCGTGGGCAGTTACGTCAGAATCCAGAGTTCAAGTCCGCGTGGAACAGAACCCACCCTGATTGAAATGACCATGAACATGGCACCCGAACCGCAAGAGCCCGAACTTCTTGCACGCATGCGGCAGGGTACACGCCATGTGATTGAACAAGGCAATTTTCACAGACTGACCCGTTACCAGGACTTCGGTGGAAGCGACAACGACCAGCAGGCAGCAGCCACCTGGTTAAGTGGTGTAAGCCCGCACCACGAAGGGCGCACTACGCTAGTCACACCCGGCATTCAAGGCACCTTGGCGGGCCTCATGACGGCATTGGTTGGTGCAGACAACATCCTGTGCGCAGAGGCCGTTACCTATCCGGGCGTCAAAGCCATGGCTGGCCAACTCGGCATTCGAACACTGGGCATACCCACCGACAGCGAAGGAATTCTTCCTGACGCACTTGAAGCACACTGCCGCATCAATGATGTACGTGCACTGTACTTGAACCCGACCATTCAGAACCCGACAACCCGAACCATTGGCGAACCACGGCGGCGCGAAATTGTTGGAGTAGCCAGGCACTTCGGCCTGAAAATTATTGAGGACGATCCTTACAGCAAATTGATGCGAACGCCCCCACCTTCGTTTGCAAGCTTGGCACCAGAATTGACGTACTACGTCAGCGGCTTGTCCAAAACCGTCAGTGCCGGGCTTCGAATTGCATTTCTGGTTTGCCCGAATGAACTTGAATCCAAACGAATTGCCTCATCACTTCGCGCCACACAAATTATGGCAAGCCCGGTGTGTTCAGCACTTGCGACCCAATGGATTCTCGACGGCACTGCCCAAATGTGCCTGGACAGTATTCGACTGCTGAGCCAAAAGCGGCAAATGATCGCCAAGCGCATATTGGGTGATTTCAACTACGAGACGAATCCCGAAGGGTTTCACCTGTGGCTCAATCTTCCTTCCACCTGGAATCAGTCCGCGTTTTGTGGCCGCTTGCTCAACCGTGGCATCGCGATTGCCAGCGCAGACATGTTTTGCCTGGAAGGAAACACGCCCAATGCCGTGCGACTTTCTCTGGGCGGCAACCTGAATGACGAGCGCATTGAACACACCCTGAGAATCATTTCTGAAACCCTCCACAGCTTTCCGCCAGCAAGCGCCCAGAAACAAAAGTAG
- a CDS encoding alpha/beta fold hydrolase: MTRSFKKFEVNGTVLNVLIAGQGEPVLLIHGFPDDHSVWRYQIDALVQAGFQVIAPDMRGYGESALSKRVRDYHVSNLVKDLLALLDALKIKQIAVAGHDWGAGIGWMLAIHHPERVSRYAALSVGHPCAFVSAPMSQKLRSWYMLFFQLRGLAEFLIKANNWSLFRKVFGLPNYEEEVIQRLSRPGRLTAGLNYYRANVDMLFVKNLPSVKMPVLGLFSTGDKYLIEQQMQDSAQYVQAEWRYECIEGVSHWLQLDAPERVSALLIEFFGNAKL, encoded by the coding sequence ATGACTCGCAGCTTTAAGAAGTTTGAAGTGAACGGCACCGTATTGAATGTGCTGATTGCAGGGCAGGGCGAACCTGTTTTGCTGATTCACGGATTTCCGGATGACCACAGCGTGTGGCGTTATCAGATCGACGCGCTGGTGCAAGCGGGCTTTCAGGTTATTGCCCCTGATATGCGGGGGTACGGAGAATCTGCGCTGTCAAAACGCGTGCGCGATTACCATGTCAGCAATTTGGTGAAAGATCTTCTCGCGCTGCTCGATGCTTTGAAGATCAAGCAGATTGCAGTGGCCGGTCACGACTGGGGCGCAGGCATTGGCTGGATGCTCGCCATCCATCATCCGGAACGGGTATCGCGTTACGCCGCCTTGTCAGTCGGACATCCTTGTGCGTTTGTCAGCGCGCCCATGTCGCAGAAATTGCGCAGCTGGTACATGCTGTTTTTCCAGTTACGTGGCCTGGCCGAGTTCTTGATCAAGGCCAATAACTGGAGTTTGTTTCGCAAGGTATTTGGCCTGCCCAATTATGAAGAGGAAGTGATTCAGCGTTTGTCGAGACCAGGCCGCCTGACAGCAGGTTTGAATTATTACCGGGCCAATGTGGACATGTTGTTTGTCAAAAATCTTCCATCTGTGAAGATGCCCGTGTTGGGACTTTTCAGTACAGGAGACAAATATCTGATTGAGCAGCAGATGCAGGATTCTGCACAATATGTGCAAGCCGAATGGCGCTATGAGTGTATCGAGGGTGTGTCGCATTGGTTGCAACTGGATGCGCCTGAACGCGTGAGCGCGCTGCTGATCGAGTTTTTTGGCAACGCCAAGCTTTGA
- a CDS encoding DMT family transporter, producing MSWIYLVVAGLLEIGWPVGLKMAQEPLTRWMGIATAVSFMAGSGFFLWLAQRHIPMGTAYAIWTGIGAAGTFLVGVMFYGDPSTLMRYIGVLLIVAGVVTLKLAH from the coding sequence ATGAGCTGGATATATTTGGTCGTGGCGGGGTTATTGGAAATTGGTTGGCCAGTGGGCTTGAAAATGGCACAAGAACCCCTTACCCGATGGATGGGTATCGCAACTGCCGTAAGCTTCATGGCGGGCAGTGGTTTTTTTCTGTGGCTTGCGCAGCGCCACATACCCATGGGTACAGCCTATGCCATCTGGACAGGTATCGGCGCAGCGGGTACTTTCCTGGTGGGCGTGATGTTTTATGGCGATCCTTCCACACTGATGAGGTACATCGGTGTACTGCTGATTGTGGCGGGCGTGGTTACGCTGAAACTGGCCCACTAA
- a CDS encoding DUF1348 family protein, producing MSTEIKPPLPPFDLDSAVKKARAAENAWNTKDPVAVSLAYTEDSKWRNRSEIFQGRPAIVDFLTRKWAHENGYRLIKEVWAYTDNRIAARFAYEWHDTDGKWFRSYGNENWEFDSRGLMRVRHASINDIPIAEADRLFHWPQGPRPLDHPGLSDLGL from the coding sequence ATGAGTACAGAAATTAAGCCACCCCTGCCACCGTTTGATCTTGACTCCGCAGTCAAGAAGGCAAGGGCTGCGGAGAACGCCTGGAACACGAAAGATCCTGTGGCGGTATCCCTGGCGTACACCGAAGATTCCAAGTGGCGCAATCGCAGTGAGATATTTCAGGGAAGGCCTGCGATTGTGGATTTTCTGACCCGGAAATGGGCGCATGAAAACGGCTACAGGTTGATCAAGGAAGTTTGGGCCTACACCGACAATCGCATTGCTGCACGATTCGCTTACGAGTGGCACGACACCGATGGAAAGTGGTTTCGAAGCTACGGCAATGAAAACTGGGAGTTTGATTCCCGGGGCTTGATGAGAGTTCGCCATGCCAGCATCAATGACATCCCGATTGCTGAAGCGGACCGGTTGTTTCATTGGCCACAAGGCCCCCGACCGCTGGACCATCCTGGGTTAAGTGACTTGGGCCTCTGA